A single genomic interval of Arthrobacter sp. NicSoilB8 harbors:
- the pepN gene encoding aminopeptidase N has protein sequence MSNQNLSRDEAAARAALITTHSYDVSLDVREAADPNVAGYTSRSVITFSASEPGASTFVDFIAGSVHSVFLNGKGLAVSDVVDGSRIRLENLQPENQVTITGTALYSTSGEGMHRFVDPADGQCYLYTQYEPADARRVFANFEQPDLKAEFTFHVMAPSDWEVSSNGTEVLRTQLTSDPATSRWDFAPTKAMSTYITTVLAGPYFKAEDAWHGTLGDGTALHVPLALYCRASMAASFDAEALFRLTRNGLSFFNELFDFPYPWGKYEQAFVPEYNLGAMENPGLVTFTESYVFTSRAADSQYQARANTLLHEMAHMWFGDLVTMKWWDDLWLKESFADYMGTLGVDRTTDWDTAWVNFANNRKAWAYVQDQLPTTHPIVADIPDLEAAKQNFDGITYAKGASVLKQLVAYVGFEAFIAGSRRYFRDHAYGNTTLANLLAALSEASGRDLAEWARQWLQTSGISTLTCEITESGDTLGSVAVLQDAVDPATGRQEPRPHRLRIGLYNFDDAGALVRTDSVETDLGGARTEVTALAGKALPALLLVNDDDLSYAKVRLDPHSEATVRKSLDKLSDPMARALCWTALWDSARDAVTPASLYVDAVQSFGPAEPGIGVLLNVLGNASTAVERYVPRGQRDAVRGGFLSAAAEQLQAAAPGSDQQLAWARTLAATSRYDAGRLDLLRGMLDGSTVIEGLAVDAELRWNFWHALAAHGQASQEQLDQELTRDNTAAGKSGHATALAARPEPSVKAAAWEAAVHGTGLSNQLLSATIAGFNTGAASLLAEFIDPYFECLEQVWADRSIEIASRIVRGFYPAGQDLDGHGGTPETHAVIIRTDDWLAAHADAPRALRRIIIEQRSHLHRALTAQALTAQALAA, from the coding sequence GTGTCGAATCAGAATCTGAGCCGCGACGAGGCCGCGGCCCGCGCCGCCCTCATCACCACGCACAGCTACGACGTCTCCCTTGACGTCCGTGAGGCGGCAGACCCGAATGTTGCCGGCTACACGAGCCGCAGCGTCATCACGTTTTCGGCCAGCGAGCCCGGGGCGTCGACCTTCGTGGACTTCATCGCGGGCAGCGTGCACAGCGTCTTCCTCAACGGCAAAGGCCTTGCCGTCTCCGACGTCGTGGACGGCTCCCGGATCCGGCTGGAGAACCTGCAGCCGGAAAACCAGGTCACCATCACCGGGACCGCCCTCTACAGCACGTCCGGTGAGGGCATGCACCGTTTCGTCGACCCCGCCGACGGGCAGTGCTACCTCTACACGCAGTACGAACCCGCCGACGCCCGGCGCGTATTCGCGAATTTCGAGCAGCCCGATCTGAAGGCCGAGTTCACGTTCCACGTCATGGCGCCCTCGGACTGGGAGGTCTCCTCCAACGGCACCGAGGTCCTGCGGACCCAGCTAACGAGCGATCCGGCCACGAGCCGCTGGGACTTCGCCCCCACCAAGGCGATGTCCACCTACATCACCACCGTCCTCGCCGGACCCTATTTCAAGGCCGAGGACGCCTGGCACGGCACGCTGGGCGACGGCACGGCCCTTCACGTGCCGCTGGCACTGTACTGCCGCGCCTCCATGGCCGCCTCCTTCGACGCCGAGGCACTCTTCCGGCTCACCAGGAACGGGCTGTCCTTCTTCAACGAGCTCTTCGATTTCCCCTACCCGTGGGGCAAATACGAGCAGGCGTTCGTGCCTGAGTACAACCTCGGCGCCATGGAAAACCCGGGCCTCGTGACCTTCACCGAAAGCTATGTCTTCACCTCCCGCGCCGCCGATTCGCAGTACCAGGCCCGCGCCAACACCCTCCTGCATGAAATGGCGCACATGTGGTTCGGCGACCTCGTCACCATGAAGTGGTGGGATGACTTGTGGCTCAAGGAATCCTTCGCGGACTACATGGGCACCCTCGGCGTGGACCGGACCACGGACTGGGACACGGCCTGGGTGAACTTCGCCAACAACCGCAAGGCGTGGGCCTATGTCCAGGACCAGCTCCCCACCACCCACCCGATCGTCGCTGACATCCCGGACCTGGAGGCCGCGAAGCAGAACTTCGACGGCATCACGTACGCCAAGGGCGCCTCGGTGCTCAAGCAGCTCGTCGCCTACGTCGGCTTCGAGGCCTTCATTGCCGGGTCCCGCCGGTACTTCCGCGACCACGCCTACGGCAACACCACACTCGCCAACCTCCTGGCGGCGCTGAGCGAGGCATCCGGCCGCGACCTCGCCGAGTGGGCCCGTCAATGGCTCCAGACCTCCGGCATCTCGACCCTGACCTGCGAGATCACGGAGTCCGGTGACACGCTCGGTTCCGTCGCGGTCCTGCAGGACGCCGTGGATCCCGCCACCGGCCGGCAGGAGCCCCGCCCGCACCGGCTGCGGATCGGCCTCTACAACTTCGACGACGCCGGCGCCCTGGTCCGCACGGACAGCGTTGAGACAGATCTTGGCGGCGCCCGGACCGAGGTCACCGCCCTCGCTGGAAAGGCGCTGCCTGCCTTGCTGCTGGTCAACGACGACGACCTCAGCTACGCCAAGGTCCGGCTGGATCCGCACTCCGAGGCCACCGTGCGCAAGTCCCTGGACAAGCTCAGCGACCCCATGGCGCGGGCCCTGTGCTGGACGGCGCTGTGGGACTCGGCGCGCGACGCCGTCACACCGGCCTCCCTGTATGTCGACGCCGTCCAAAGCTTCGGGCCCGCCGAACCGGGAATCGGCGTCCTGCTCAACGTGCTGGGCAACGCCTCGACGGCGGTCGAGCGGTACGTGCCCCGCGGGCAGCGGGACGCGGTGCGCGGCGGCTTCCTTAGTGCCGCGGCCGAACAGCTGCAGGCGGCAGCGCCGGGATCCGACCAGCAATTGGCCTGGGCCCGCACCCTCGCCGCGACCAGCCGGTACGATGCCGGCCGGCTCGACCTCCTCCGGGGCATGCTGGACGGCAGCACGGTGATCGAGGGCCTCGCCGTGGACGCCGAATTGCGCTGGAACTTCTGGCACGCCCTGGCCGCCCACGGCCAGGCCTCGCAGGAGCAGCTGGACCAGGAGCTGACGCGGGACAATACGGCGGCGGGCAAGTCCGGGCATGCCACGGCCCTCGCGGCCCGGCCCGAGCCGTCCGTCAAGGCGGCGGCGTGGGAGGCCGCCGTGCACGGCACGGGGCTGTCCAACCAGCTCCTGAGTGCCACCATCGCCGGGTTCAACACGGGCGCGGCGTCGCTGCTCGCCGAATTCATCGACCCGTACTTCGAGTGCCTCGAGCAAGTTTGGGCGGACCGCAGCATTGAGATCGCCAGCCGGATTGTCCGCGGCTTCTACCCTGCGGGACAGGACCTCGACGGCCACGGCGGAACACCCGAGACCCACGCCGTGATCATCCGCACCGATGACTGGCTCGCGGCCCACGCGGACGCGCCGCGCGCCCTGCGCCGCATCATCATCGAACAGCGCAGCCACCTGCACCGCGCCCTCACGGCACAGGCGCTGACGGCACAGGCCCTCGCGGCCTAG
- a CDS encoding ABC transporter ATP-binding protein, with amino-acid sequence MSEVLEMAGVSVVRGAKTLLDKVDWQVKEGERWVILGPNGAGKTTLLQLAGARIHPTSGTAGILEEVLGAVDVFELRPRIGLSSAALASQIPEQEKVLNVVVTAAYGVTGRWREGYERDDERRAFGLLNEWGMGPLLNRPFASLSEGERKRVQIARALMTDPELLLLDEPAAGLDLGGREDLVERLSELARDAAAPAIVLVTHHLEEVPPGFTHAMLLRDGGVVASGPLEEVLTAENLSETFGLPLDVTVNAGRYSATASR; translated from the coding sequence ATGAGTGAAGTTCTTGAAATGGCCGGCGTCAGCGTTGTACGTGGGGCCAAGACGCTCCTGGACAAGGTGGACTGGCAGGTCAAGGAAGGCGAGCGTTGGGTGATTCTGGGCCCCAACGGTGCCGGCAAGACCACTCTGCTCCAGCTGGCCGGCGCCCGGATCCACCCCACGTCCGGCACGGCGGGCATCCTCGAGGAAGTCCTCGGCGCCGTCGACGTCTTCGAACTCCGCCCCCGGATCGGGCTGTCCTCCGCCGCCCTGGCGAGCCAGATCCCCGAGCAGGAAAAGGTCCTCAACGTGGTGGTCACCGCCGCGTACGGCGTGACCGGCCGCTGGCGCGAAGGCTACGAGAGGGACGACGAGCGCCGCGCCTTCGGCCTGCTCAACGAGTGGGGAATGGGCCCGCTGCTCAACCGCCCGTTCGCCTCGCTCTCCGAGGGGGAGCGCAAGCGCGTCCAGATCGCCCGCGCCCTCATGACCGACCCCGAGCTCCTGCTCCTGGATGAGCCCGCCGCCGGGCTCGACCTCGGCGGCCGCGAGGACCTCGTCGAGCGCCTGAGCGAACTCGCCCGCGACGCCGCCGCCCCGGCGATCGTCCTGGTCACCCATCACCTCGAAGAAGTGCCGCCGGGCTTCACCCACGCCATGCTCCTGCGCGACGGCGGCGTAGTGGCCTCCGGTCCGCTGGAGGAAGTCCTCACGGCCGAAAACCTGAGCGAAACGTTCGGACTGCCGCTGGACGTCACTGTCAACGCCGGCCGGTACAGCGCCACCGCCAGCCGCTGA
- a CDS encoding RNA methyltransferase has protein sequence MTFHYLESADDPRVADYTQLTDVHLRKVREPAEGLYIAESSRVLRRALAAGHRPRSFFLAEKWAADLADVFEQYPDVPAYVGSAALLEEITGFHLHRGAMAAMHRPAPVPLAELLAGARRVAVLEDIVDHTNVGAIFRSAAALGVDAVLVSPRCGDPLYRRSVRVSMGTVFQVPWARLEDWPGGLATLQEQGFTVAAMELTEDAVDLDELAGRRPERLALVLGTEGAGMSEGTLAAVDLAVKIPMRPGVDSLNVAAASAVAFWELRPRD, from the coding sequence GTGACCTTTCACTATCTTGAATCCGCCGACGACCCCCGGGTTGCCGACTACACCCAGCTCACCGACGTGCACCTGCGCAAAGTCCGTGAACCCGCCGAGGGCCTGTACATCGCCGAGTCCTCGCGCGTCCTGCGCCGGGCGCTGGCCGCGGGGCACCGGCCACGGTCCTTCTTCCTGGCCGAGAAGTGGGCCGCGGACCTGGCCGATGTCTTCGAGCAGTACCCGGACGTCCCGGCCTATGTCGGCTCCGCGGCGCTGCTGGAGGAGATCACCGGTTTCCACCTGCACCGCGGCGCCATGGCCGCCATGCACCGGCCCGCCCCGGTGCCGCTGGCGGAACTGCTCGCCGGTGCCCGCCGGGTCGCCGTGCTGGAGGACATCGTGGACCACACCAACGTGGGGGCCATCTTCCGCTCCGCCGCGGCCCTGGGCGTGGACGCGGTCCTGGTCTCGCCGCGCTGCGGGGATCCGCTGTACCGCCGCAGCGTCCGGGTCAGCATGGGCACCGTGTTCCAGGTGCCGTGGGCACGGCTGGAGGACTGGCCGGGGGGCCTCGCCACGCTCCAGGAGCAGGGCTTCACCGTGGCGGCCATGGAACTCACGGAGGACGCCGTCGACCTCGACGAGCTCGCCGGCCGCCGGCCGGAGCGGCTGGCCCTGGTGCTCGGCACGGAAGGCGCGGGCATGAGCGAAGGCACCCTTGCCGCCGTCGACCTCGCCGTGAAGATCCCGATGCGCCCGGGGGTCGATTCCCTCAACGTCGCCGCGGCGTCCGCGGTGGCGTTCTGGGAGCTCCGCCCGCGGGACTGA
- a CDS encoding circularly permuted type 2 ATP-grasp protein — translation MSDLFQDYSEAAGRTGAYDEMFAPGQQARKSYGQVALALRELSLADVSARADSMARTFLDRGVTFDFAGEERPFPLDIVPRVIPAEEWSVLERGVAQRVRALEAFLNDVYDKMTVVSDGVIPRQLVTTSAHFHRQVHGFEPAGGVRVHISGIDVVRDAAGTFRVLEDNVRVPSGVSYVLENRRAMAKGLPEAFGQQLIRPVEEYPRRLLSALRKTAPAGVDDPTVVVLTPGVFNSAYFEHTLLAGLMGVELVEGRDLICRGNRVYMRTTAGEQRVDVIYKRIDDEFLDPLQFRADSMLGCPGLVNAARAGGVTIANAVGNGVADDKLVYSYVPDLIRYYLSEEPLIANVDTFRLEEKEAREHVLDRLDELVVKPVDGSGGKGLVIGPDASKDELEALRKRVIADPRGWIAQPVLQLSTVPTLSGDKFGPRHVDLRPFAVNDGEDVWVLPGGLTRVALKEGSLIVNSSQGGGSKDTWVLADSPQVPVEVIPRPTIAVRERVSVWPVESNWRDSQKEQQQQQISDAKEVTANA, via the coding sequence ATGTCTGACCTATTCCAGGATTACTCCGAGGCTGCCGGCCGTACCGGCGCCTACGACGAGATGTTTGCCCCCGGCCAGCAGGCCCGGAAGTCCTACGGGCAGGTGGCCTTGGCCCTGCGTGAACTCTCGCTGGCCGACGTCAGCGCCCGCGCCGATTCGATGGCCCGGACCTTCCTGGACCGCGGTGTCACCTTCGACTTCGCGGGCGAGGAACGGCCCTTCCCCCTGGATATCGTTCCCCGCGTGATCCCCGCCGAGGAATGGAGCGTCCTGGAGCGCGGCGTGGCGCAACGCGTGCGCGCCCTTGAAGCCTTCCTCAACGACGTCTACGACAAAATGACGGTGGTGTCCGACGGCGTCATCCCGCGCCAGCTCGTCACCACAAGCGCCCACTTCCACCGCCAGGTGCACGGCTTTGAACCCGCCGGCGGCGTCCGGGTCCACATTTCCGGGATCGACGTCGTCCGGGACGCCGCGGGCACCTTCCGCGTCCTCGAGGACAACGTGCGCGTGCCCTCGGGCGTCAGCTACGTGCTCGAGAACCGCAGGGCCATGGCCAAGGGCCTGCCCGAGGCCTTCGGCCAGCAGCTCATTCGCCCGGTTGAGGAGTACCCGCGCCGGCTCTTGTCCGCGCTGCGCAAGACCGCGCCCGCCGGCGTCGACGATCCCACCGTGGTGGTCCTGACCCCCGGCGTCTTCAACAGCGCCTACTTTGAGCACACCCTGCTCGCCGGGCTCATGGGCGTCGAGCTCGTCGAGGGCCGCGACCTCATCTGCCGCGGCAACCGGGTCTATATGCGCACCACGGCAGGCGAGCAGCGCGTCGATGTCATCTACAAGCGCATTGACGATGAGTTCCTTGACCCCCTGCAGTTCCGGGCCGATTCCATGCTCGGCTGCCCGGGCCTGGTCAACGCGGCCCGCGCCGGGGGCGTCACCATAGCCAACGCGGTGGGCAACGGCGTCGCCGACGACAAGCTCGTCTACAGCTACGTCCCGGACCTGATCCGGTACTACCTCAGTGAAGAGCCCCTGATCGCCAACGTGGACACGTTCCGGCTGGAGGAGAAGGAAGCCCGGGAACACGTCCTGGACCGCCTCGACGAGCTTGTGGTCAAGCCCGTCGACGGCTCCGGCGGCAAGGGCCTCGTGATCGGCCCCGACGCGTCCAAGGACGAACTCGAAGCCCTGCGCAAGCGGGTCATCGCGGACCCCCGCGGGTGGATTGCGCAGCCGGTGCTGCAGCTGTCCACGGTGCCCACCCTCAGCGGCGACAAGTTCGGCCCCCGGCACGTGGACCTGCGCCCGTTCGCGGTCAACGACGGCGAGGACGTCTGGGTTCTCCCGGGCGGCCTCACCCGGGTGGCCCTTAAGGAGGGCTCGCTGATCGTCAATTCGAGCCAGGGCGGCGGCTCCAAGGACACCTGGGTCCTGGCCGATTCGCCGCAGGTTCCGGTCGAGGTCATCCCGCGGCCCACGATCGCGGTCCGCGAGCGGGTCTCGGTCTGGCCCGTGGAGAGTAACTGGCGTGACAGCCAGAAAGAGCAGCAGCAGCAACAGATTTCTGACGCGAAGGAGGTAACCGCGAATGCTTAG
- the serB gene encoding phosphoserine phosphatase SerB: protein MSSNVTAVSYGLKLSLPDIQRLRSLLTAAGLSVDAETRTGDGRFEVYAADCTMATGNSAPANSGSTTSGSANSDSAPAGSLTAASLDGPRRALAASGIDGVDTALVPAALRNAPRKFLIMDVDSTLIQQEVIELLAAYAGKREEVTAVTEAAMRGELDFAQSLHARVAVLAGLPSDVVEKVRAEVKLTDGAAELVAAFQAAGHAVAVVSGGFNQILRPIAEDLGLHYWIANELEIADGALTGKVIGDVVDRAAKEKYLREWAAAEGIPMEHTIAVGDGANDLDMLGAAGIGVAFNAKPAVRAAADAAVNLPYLDAVRYIAGV, encoded by the coding sequence ATGAGTTCGAACGTGACCGCAGTCAGCTACGGCCTGAAACTGTCCCTTCCCGACATCCAGCGGCTGCGTTCGCTCCTCACGGCCGCCGGGCTGAGCGTTGACGCGGAAACCCGCACCGGCGACGGCCGGTTCGAGGTGTACGCGGCGGACTGCACAATGGCGACCGGAAATTCGGCGCCAGCGAATTCAGGCTCAACGACTTCAGGCTCAGCGAATTCGGACTCGGCTCCGGCCGGTTCGCTCACGGCGGCCTCGCTGGACGGTCCGCGCCGAGCGCTGGCGGCTTCCGGTATCGACGGGGTGGACACGGCGCTGGTCCCCGCGGCACTGCGCAACGCGCCGCGGAAGTTCCTGATCATGGATGTGGACTCCACGCTGATCCAGCAGGAAGTGATCGAACTCCTGGCCGCCTATGCGGGCAAGCGCGAGGAAGTGACGGCAGTGACCGAGGCCGCGATGCGTGGCGAGCTGGACTTCGCCCAGAGCCTGCACGCCCGGGTGGCGGTGCTCGCCGGGCTGCCTTCCGACGTCGTTGAGAAGGTCCGCGCCGAGGTCAAGCTCACCGACGGGGCCGCCGAACTCGTGGCGGCGTTCCAGGCCGCCGGCCACGCCGTGGCCGTGGTGTCCGGCGGGTTTAACCAGATCCTCCGGCCGATCGCCGAGGACCTGGGGCTGCACTACTGGATCGCGAACGAACTTGAAATCGCCGATGGCGCGCTGACCGGGAAGGTGATCGGCGACGTCGTCGACCGCGCCGCGAAGGAGAAGTACCTGCGCGAGTGGGCCGCGGCCGAAGGCATCCCCATGGAGCACACGATTGCCGTGGGCGACGGCGCCAACGATCTCGACATGCTCGGCGCCGCCGGAATCGGCGTCGCGTTCAATGCGAAGCCGGCCGTCCGCGCCGCCGCGGACGCCGCCGTGAACCTGCCCTATCTTGACGCCGTGCGGTACATCGCCGGGGTCTGA
- a CDS encoding type B 50S ribosomal protein L31 — protein MKSDTHPKYEAVVFNDLASGVKFLTKSTVSSKKTIEWEDGNTYPVIDVEISSESHPFYTGKQRIMDSAGRVERFNARFKGFGGKK, from the coding sequence ATGAAGTCTGATACTCACCCGAAGTACGAAGCTGTTGTTTTCAACGACCTGGCTTCCGGCGTCAAGTTCCTGACCAAGTCCACCGTGTCTTCCAAGAAGACCATCGAGTGGGAAGACGGCAACACCTACCCGGTCATCGACGTCGAAATCTCCTCCGAGTCCCACCCGTTCTACACGGGCAAGCAGCGCATCATGGACTCCGCAGGCCGCGTCGAGCGCTTCAACGCTCGCTTCAAGGGCTTCGGCGGCAAGAAGTAA
- a CDS encoding putative sulfate exporter family transporter: MLPAIPAMTVAVLLGLLAANLPGVADWTAGPARPGLDFAGKHLMRAGIVVLGLKVSLGDVLGLGWAALLLIAAVVLAAFAGTYGISRLFGIPPRVSLLVATGFAICGASAIGAMAAVRRIRHEETVLPVALVTLCGTLAIGVLPLLARPLGLGAEVFGAWTGASVHDVGQVVATAQTAGATALAVAVVVKLSRVILLAPVVAAAGFHHRLGTVADGAARPPVVPLFVIGFVALAGLRTTGWLSPGILDAAAALQDALLGMALFGLGSAVRVGQLLHTGARALLAALASWLLIALLGLAAAFLMFPPS; this comes from the coding sequence ATGCTCCCGGCGATACCGGCCATGACCGTTGCCGTGCTCCTCGGGCTCCTGGCGGCCAACCTGCCGGGGGTCGCGGACTGGACCGCGGGGCCGGCGCGTCCCGGCCTCGACTTCGCCGGCAAGCACCTGATGCGGGCCGGGATCGTGGTGCTGGGCCTGAAGGTCAGCCTCGGCGATGTGCTGGGCCTCGGCTGGGCTGCGCTGCTGCTGATCGCGGCCGTGGTGCTGGCGGCCTTCGCAGGCACCTACGGGATCAGCAGGCTCTTCGGGATTCCGCCCCGCGTATCGCTCCTGGTGGCCACCGGGTTCGCTATTTGCGGGGCATCCGCGATCGGGGCGATGGCCGCCGTGCGCCGGATCCGTCACGAGGAGACGGTGCTGCCGGTGGCGCTCGTGACGCTGTGCGGGACGCTGGCGATCGGGGTGTTGCCCCTGCTGGCGCGGCCCCTGGGCCTCGGTGCGGAGGTTTTCGGGGCGTGGACCGGCGCCTCGGTGCACGACGTCGGGCAGGTGGTCGCCACCGCCCAGACCGCGGGCGCCACGGCTCTGGCGGTCGCCGTCGTCGTCAAGCTCTCCCGCGTGATCCTGCTGGCCCCGGTGGTCGCCGCCGCGGGGTTCCACCACCGGCTGGGCACCGTGGCCGACGGTGCCGCGCGCCCGCCGGTGGTCCCGCTGTTCGTGATCGGCTTTGTGGCCCTGGCGGGCCTCCGCACCACCGGCTGGCTCTCCCCCGGGATCCTGGACGCGGCCGCCGCCCTCCAGGACGCACTGCTGGGCATGGCCCTGTTCGGGCTGGGCTCAGCCGTCCGCGTCGGACAGCTCCTCCACACCGGCGCCCGCGCGCTGCTGGCCGCGCTCGCGTCCTGGCTCCTGATCGCCCTGCTGGGCCTCGCCGCCGCATTCCTGATGTTCCCGCCGTCGTGA
- a CDS encoding biotin/lipoate A/B protein ligase family protein: MTSLPVPPGSGALDDGGRHHGEYKVPGGKLVVADFDVVDGVLAHVSLSGDFFLEPDEALPEINRALTGLPADSSAADIAAAVAAALPEGAVLFGFSADAVALTVRRALAKATGWADHHWNIIAPSVLPTHVNVALDEVLTEEVGAGRRNPTLRFWDWEEPSVVIGSFQSVRNELHPAGVARHGISVVRRISGGGAMFMEAGNCITYSLYLPQTLVDGISFADSYTFLDAWVMAALEKVGISAFYVPLNDIATEHGKIGGAAQKRLANGGMLHHVTMSYDIDADKMVEVLRIGQEKLSDKGTRSAKKRVDPLRRQTGMPRADIVAAMMDVFTERYGATPSELTDAELEAAGRRVQTKFGTAEWLHRVP; this comes from the coding sequence ATGACATCCCTTCCTGTGCCCCCCGGTTCCGGCGCTCTCGACGACGGCGGCCGTCACCACGGCGAGTATAAGGTCCCGGGCGGCAAGCTCGTGGTCGCCGATTTCGACGTCGTGGACGGTGTGCTGGCCCACGTCTCGCTCAGCGGGGACTTCTTCCTGGAACCGGACGAGGCGCTGCCGGAGATCAACCGGGCGCTCACCGGGCTGCCGGCGGATTCGAGTGCCGCCGACATCGCGGCCGCCGTGGCGGCGGCCCTGCCCGAAGGCGCGGTGCTGTTCGGTTTTTCGGCCGACGCCGTTGCGCTCACCGTCCGCCGCGCCCTGGCGAAGGCCACCGGCTGGGCGGACCACCACTGGAACATCATCGCCCCGTCCGTCCTGCCCACCCACGTCAACGTCGCCCTGGACGAGGTCCTGACCGAGGAAGTCGGCGCCGGCCGGCGCAACCCCACGCTGCGGTTCTGGGACTGGGAAGAGCCCTCGGTGGTGATCGGCAGCTTCCAGTCGGTCCGCAATGAACTCCACCCCGCGGGCGTGGCCCGGCACGGCATCAGCGTGGTCCGCCGGATCAGCGGCGGGGGAGCGATGTTCATGGAGGCCGGCAACTGCATCACCTATTCGCTGTACCTCCCGCAGACCCTCGTGGACGGCATCAGCTTCGCGGACTCGTACACTTTCCTCGACGCCTGGGTGATGGCGGCCCTGGAAAAGGTCGGGATCAGCGCCTTTTATGTGCCGCTCAACGACATCGCCACGGAACACGGCAAGATCGGCGGGGCGGCCCAGAAACGGCTCGCCAACGGCGGCATGCTGCACCACGTCACCATGAGCTACGACATCGACGCCGACAAAATGGTGGAGGTGCTGCGGATCGGCCAGGAGAAACTCTCAGACAAGGGCACCAGGAGCGCCAAGAAACGCGTGGACCCGCTCCGCCGCCAGACCGGGATGCCCCGCGCCGACATCGTCGCGGCCATGATGGACGTCTTCACCGAACGCTACGGGGCCACGCCCTCCGAACTCACCGACGCCGAGCTGGAGGCCGCCGGCCGCCGCGTGCAGACCAAGTTCGGCACCGCGGAGTGGCTGCACCGGGTTCCTTAG
- a CDS encoding sulfite exporter TauE/SafE family protein, which translates to MEFLSSVFIFFAGLWAGTINSVVGSGTLVTFPVLIALGYPPVTASISNAMGLVAGNAAGAWGYRRELTGRGKQLLRLLPASLLGAVTGAYLLLHLPEKVFYYAAPVLIVLALLMVAFQPRLQRWVKNREENPEHAIRDRRHGVLLVALVYLAGVYGGYFVAAQGILLVGILGVFMTGTIQNANAMKNILVLGVNVIAACSYLLFAFDRINWAVVGLIAVSSLVGGVIGSKVGRRLSPVVLRGVIFVLGLVALGFMIANLFK; encoded by the coding sequence GTGGAGTTCCTCAGTAGTGTCTTCATTTTCTTCGCCGGGCTGTGGGCAGGCACCATCAACAGCGTCGTCGGTTCCGGCACCCTGGTCACCTTCCCGGTCCTGATCGCCCTCGGTTACCCTCCTGTCACTGCCTCCATCAGCAACGCCATGGGGCTTGTGGCCGGCAACGCCGCCGGCGCCTGGGGCTACCGGCGGGAGCTGACGGGCCGCGGCAAGCAGCTGCTGCGGCTCCTGCCGGCCTCGCTGCTGGGTGCCGTCACCGGCGCCTACCTGCTGCTGCACCTGCCTGAGAAGGTCTTCTACTACGCCGCCCCTGTCCTGATTGTGCTGGCCCTGCTGATGGTGGCCTTCCAGCCGCGCCTGCAGCGGTGGGTGAAAAACCGGGAAGAAAACCCCGAGCACGCCATCCGGGACCGCCGCCACGGCGTCCTGCTCGTGGCGCTGGTGTACCTGGCCGGCGTCTATGGCGGCTACTTCGTCGCGGCCCAGGGCATCCTGTTAGTCGGCATCCTGGGCGTGTTCATGACCGGTACCATCCAGAACGCCAACGCGATGAAGAACATCCTGGTCCTGGGCGTGAACGTCATCGCGGCCTGCTCCTACCTCCTGTTCGCCTTCGACCGGATCAACTGGGCCGTGGTGGGCCTGATCGCCGTGAGCTCCCTGGTCGGCGGGGTGATCGGCTCCAAGGTGGGGCGCCGGCTCTCCCCGGTGGTCCTGCGCGGGGTCATCTTCGTCCTGGGCCTCGTGGCGCTGGGATTCATGATCGCCAACCTGTTCAAATAA